Proteins encoded by one window of Vigna radiata var. radiata cultivar VC1973A chromosome 5, Vradiata_ver6, whole genome shotgun sequence:
- the LOC106761020 gene encoding uncharacterized protein LOC106761020 — protein sequence MANAKFGSSFSCSAASLSSSPLQRTRTAQLSLSQGLFVNQLTGAQLQMXTKDKSCQLKFMHGMLNFKGRLQKQHNALFVVSEDRELETTTLVPENNDIVVDGISPASNLYFHLSGSDGKSGLISFYNRPYKRDSKILLSNPERSQNSILWFLGPAVLVASFIFPSLYLRKVLSIIFEDSLLTDFLILFFTEAIFYCGVAVFLFLLDHLRRPMLLDTATNNSDTPPPQLGQRVSSVATLVLSLVIPMVTMGFVWPWTGPAASATLAPYLVGIVVQFAFEQYARYRKSPSRSAIPLIFQVYRLHQLNRAAQLVTALSFTVRGAEMTSHNMAINSSLGTLLNVLQFLGVICIWSLSSFLMRFIPYASTTMQ from the exons ATGGCAAATGCCAAGTTCGgttcttccttttcttgttCCGCggcttctctttcttcttctcctttacAACGCACGAGAACTGCTCAG ttgAGCTTATCACAAGGGTTGTTTGTCAACCAGCTAACTGGTGCCCAGCTGCAAATGTANACTAAAG ACAAATCATGCCAGCTTAAGTTTATGCATGGAATGCTGAACTTTAAGGGAAGGTTACAGAAACAGCATAATGCTCTTTTTGTTGTCTCTGAGGATCGGGAGCTTGAAACAACTACTTTAGTGCCAGAAAACAATGATATTGTTGTAGATGGCATCTCTCCTGCAAGCAACttgtattttcatttatcaGGGAGTGATGGAAAGTCaggtttaatatcattttataaccGGCCTTACAAAAGAGATAGTAAGATACTTTTATCAAATCCAGAGAGAAGTCAAAACAGCATATTGTGGTTTCTGGGCCCTGCAGTCCTTGTTGCTTCCTTCATTTTTCCCTCACTCTATTTACGCAAAGTGCTTTCCATCATTTTTGAGGACTCTTTGTTAACAG ATTTCCTCATCTTATTCTTCACAGAGGCAATTTTCTACTGTGGTGTTGCGGTATTCCTTTTCCTGCTGGATCATTTAAGAAGACCCATGCTACTGGATACTGCTACAAACAATAGTGATACTCCACCCCCACAGTTGGGACAAAGAGTCTCTTCTGTTGCTACTCTTGTGCTTAGTCTAGTAATTCCAATGGTAACTATGGGTTTTGTCTGGCCATGGACTGGCCCTGCAGCCTCTGCAACTCTTGCTCCATACCTTGTTGGTATagttgtccaatttgcatttGAGCAGTATGCCAGATATAGAAAGTCACCGTCACGGTCTGCCATTCCATTAATCTTTCAA GTGTACAGGCTTCACCAACTAAATAGAGCAGCACAACTGGTGACAGCTTTATCATTTACAGTCAGAGGAGCTGAAATGACCTCACACAACATGGCTATAAACAGCTCTTTGGGTACCCTTCTAAATGTCCTACAATTCCTTGGTGTGATTTGCATTTGGTCCCTGTCTAGCTTCCTCATGAGATTTATCCCTTATGCTTCAACAACTATGCAGTAA